AGAGCTGTGGTCCAGATCCGACAGTCTCGGGATGTTGCACAATGACCCGCACAGCCCCAGAGCTGGTTCCATAAGCGATCTCGATCCAGTTCCCACTCACACCTGCAAATAGAGTGAGATCAATGACCAGACTTGTATCTAGAGAGTTCATCAGTATCTCAACTTATTGAAACTTTGACTGACTGGTTTTAGGAGTCAGGTAGACACTGAGGGCTGTGATTGCATCATTGGATGGGTCGTGGTACAGTTCTGTCACCAGTAAGTCGTTGTCCTTCATTCTCAGTGGAAACTTCTGCATGTCTAAATAGAGGGGATTATAGAGAGAAAGTTACATTTTCAATGTCTGTTACTCCAGATTTCGCACTTCACAGCCCAGGAGCAATCAAGCATCATACCAATATAGTAAATTGAGCCGTTGTTACAGCCGAGCAGGAGGAAGGATCCGGCAGTGTCGCAGCTTGTTATTGGCACTACATCCTGCACCTGCACAAGCACACAGTACAGacgtatgacatatcgcttattgctccctgaactctctgtaagtcgctttggataaaagcgtctgctaaatgactaaatgtaaaggTACAGATGTCAACATTAGAAACATATCTGAACTATAATGCCAAATTGATTGTCTGGTTTTCTAAACTGATATTTAGTGATTCCCAAATATTTCTGAATATTCATATAGTAGAAAATCTGAATTACTTTACCTGCCAGTGTTGGGTGACGGCGTTCCATACCCCTACCTTCCCTGTGTGGCTGGTGGCAACAAGCTGACTCCCAATAAAAAACAGCGAGTCAACAGGCACTCCAAGATTGAACACACCTATCGAACACACCGTGATTTAACACACCTTCACAAGCTGAACACATCGGACTGCACGTTTTAATTCTGTTCGTTTCTTTCCCACCTATTTCACTTCCACTTCCTCCATCCTGGATACTCCAGAGTATGATTCTGCTCTCCGACGATGCTGCTACCATCTTGTCTTTATCTCCATGTGGGCCGCCTACGACTTTAGCATTGAGGGCCACACGCTCGATAGCCCGGTCCAGGTAAGGGCTCGAGAACACCTGCTGCCAGCCAGTAGATTCCTTGATCCTAAAGACACAACCCAAGTTATGTCCAGCcctaataatttttttatgaaatcatGCCTCAGCTGATTTTACCTGtaacaaatgacaaaatgtgcATAGGCGGCTACAATCCAGTTATGATGGCCAGCGATGATCAGCACCTTCCTGGGGTCGACCGGAGAGCCTGAGAAAAGAGATCACATTTAAGTTTCACATTTAGTTCAGTGCCCAAAAtcattaaaacagttttttatcCTGAATTCAGTAGTTCTTGTTTTATGCTGTTTGCTGAATATATACAAGGAAATGCAATGAAACAGGTGAACAGAAAGCCTGTGCATTAACTATGGTTCGTTTTCGTTCATCATTCTTCTCACATGACTTCACTGAGGATATAAAAGGCCTTTTAAGATGACCTCACCCTGCCTACTGCACTACTGCTTATAAGTGGAATACTTTGTCTTCGTGGGACCTCCCCTCCCCCTGTCTTTATGTTTTCAACTCAGTGACATTAAACTAGAGCACACGATGGTCTCTAGTCTGTGTTGAGACAACCAACGTACTGTAAGAGACGATTCTTCAGCTGTCTTATTGGTGCTTCTGGTACAGCACTTATTGTGAAAGTCTGAGATGAACTCGGAATTAAAATTGCCTacataacattaaaataatgtaattattatgaaaattctgacatcatttactcacatgtCTGAAGGAATAAGATATATTTGTGAAAGGTAAAAAAACTCAATTTAACGTGTAGATATGCATATTTAAATACATGCGGTCCATGTTTGAATATACagaagtgaaaataaaattaagaaacaatgtattaataaatgttgGCAGAATTGTGATTTGTTTGCCTAACCCCAAGAGTAACTGAGATCCCAATACTATTGTTATCATTTTTTTCTCACAAGTGTGTCTGTGAGCAAAGCAATTAACTCCAGAATCCTCCAAGGGGTACAAATTATACAGTGTGTAAATTGCTTTCGGTAACAAAAATCTGCTTAATGtgaattaaaaatgcattacaaCCTTTTAAACATGCCTCACAATTTCAGTGCAACCACGTTTTGGCATTGAAGTGCTTTTTCTCACCCAGTCTTTGAGGTCCTTCTGCCCCGGAGGGCCCGGGGAGAGAAGACTGGGGAAAGCCCCCCTCTGCCCCACTGGGACCCGAGCGCTCGTCTTGGCCTGCGGCAGCTGCCGTCTGCCCACCAGCATTGCTTCGGGCCGGCAGAGCTggagaataaaaatataaaaatcggATTGTTTAACAAATGTTATGTTTGGCACGCAGAATGAAAAGGATTTCTTTGTGAACCTTTAAGATGTTTCCAATGTAATTATACCTGGTGGAGGGAGGTAGCCATGAAATAGCACACTTCCACACGATGATCTCTCCAGTTCCTCACACAGATGTAAACGTCTGACTACAGTGTcaaacagaaatgcaaaataagaACATCATACATATACATTaacaaacatactgtactgtatgtagcttACCCAATGCAGTCACATCTGATTTAGCTTAAAGTGGCTCATTATACTAAAAACtagataactaaaaaaaatctggatgCATATAGATCTAGTCCGGTTATGTCATACCTAAGGGTGTAATGCCGTAGAACTCAGCTTCATGTCGCAGGATGCTTATGTTCACCCCCCTATCAGAGGACGCAGGAAAATCAcacgtactgtactgtatatgacacaGTATTGTTTGTTCAATGTTGTCTTGTGTACATGATGGATAATAGGTCAATTTCTTACCTTAAGTCCAGTTCTTTAGTCCGAAGGAAGTTTAAAATTGGTGCAAATGCTGTTGggtctctgtcaataaatatctgaaaCGAAAAATATCTGGTTTACAGTTCTGGGATGAAAACCTTTCTAATGTAAGTGATTCATTCCAGCtctaacatttttattgtacctTTCGTATTCAGTATTTTGATCAGTTCATGTTCTTTTGCATTTTATAGGTAATTACAGAAGTTACTTGGGATTTACGGGTAAGTCATGGTTTCTGATTTCTACTCACGGCTCCAGTTTCATCCTGTAGTGTTGATATTCTCCCACTAAGTAAACTGGGGACGCAAAATAGATTCACACAAAGTTAATGTAATTCTTAAACAGAAATAGGtttgctttattatttaacaaaacgaAATATTAGTTTAGCAAATGTATCACTGTAAACCAATTACTGTTTGCATTAATGATCTCTAATGTCATTATTTTGGCCATAACTGCAATAGTTCACTATAAATTTATCTTTGCAGAAATAAAGTTTCCAAGTTACGCTCCACATATTTTTGGCATGCATGTGAATGTGATTTTGGACCCTGAGCTGGGTCCGCTggagtttaaaatgtataaaattcaCAAAGCTTTGAATGCTGTTTTATACATCTTACCTTGAGAAGAAAGAATCAGGAATCCATATTAGAGTCTGTCGTGATGTGCTGAACCTGTGAGAGTTCAGATAAGACTTTATATTCCTGCCCAATTTCTCTTTCACTGCATGGGTTACAACTACTCAACATGGGGTTACATTACAATGCAGATAACAGATAACATGGATACAGGATAgttttttactaaaacaatTAGTATGCTACTGTACTTTTCCCATGTTTAAATAATTGTAAGCATTCTATTAGGAAAAGTCAAAAGTGCTGTATATTTTTTTACGTAAAATAGAAACCCCTAAATAGCTTgttttaaattcacatttactgtatacacATGTCAAtttcagttatttattattacaaataattacCATGGCAAACATAGTTTCTGTTGAAATATTTACTACATTTAAACGGTAATAAATAATTGCCAAacctttttcaatgtttttttatgttactttgatatgtatatttaatttgtcatattttggcattaagaaatgtaaaaaacgttttttttcctTGAATTATGAGAgtactttatatattttagttagtttattttCATAACATGGCCATACGGAAACTTGTGATGGGGAACGTAACATTGTTGTGATGGTCCTGTTGTGTAACAGTTATGAGCTCAAAAACATTGGCTTTACCGTTATGTACAGCTACAACTACGTAGTAATGTTATGCAAGGCTTTTTCTAACAAGGTTAATAAAATGCTGCGCTGTGACTTGGCCTTTAAAATCCAACAAAACTCCGATGTTTTGACGCAGAGTGCGTCTGACGTCAGTTTACCTCGTTCCTCCGACATTTAGCTGGATGATGTCACCCATCCCAGATGTTGAACCGTTACCGATTCCGGCCATCCTCTAATCCCGTGCGGTTACCGAGGAGGAATAAACGCGATATTATCCGGTTTGCGCATTTATCCGACCACAATCCTCAAGGTCCTCCTTATCTTTTCTCGCGACCCTGCAGATTATGCGTCACCACGCGGGTGTATTACACGAGGCTGTTCGCACACATTGTTCGCCATGTTCAGAgctttaataaacaatttaaaacatctcCTTCAACAACTAAAGGCCTTTCTTTAGCCTGTTGGACAGGGAATCGAAACGCGCAGTGTTGTGGACGCGATTGACCGATGCTGAAGCGTTTGTTGTGGAGTCGATGAGATCCTCAGCCAATCAGACAGCGTCGTTCCTGCAGACTCCGCCCTGTGTTTTGGGAGTGCGCCTCGGGATAGGCAGTGGGGACgagtattatataatatatacctgtatatatattattctCTAGTCCGGAGCTATTTCAAGAGCATAGTGATCGATGTCCAAGCTGTtagacattaaaaatgaaagaacaAAAATCTCTTTTCAAGAAATATAAATCCCTAAATAATGCTTTATCTGTTGTTGTGTAGCTTTGCTGAATTCAGAGAAATGTGAAGCTTAGTCTACTAAGTACTAAGTAGTGTGTTGCAAATAGATGCAACTGCTAAAAGTtactctttattatttaatactGTTAGTTTTGCAGTTTTTAAGATTAATATTTGGGttcatttgaaacattttctttattctcTTTTATGGAAGTTGAGATTTGTATGCTTAAGACTCAAAGGGTGCACATCATCTAAATAAGATCACAAATAAAATAGACACAAGTTTGACTGAAACATTTATTGCAGAAAATGGTGTTATCCAGAAAGAAGGGATTAAGGCATTTGTTCTCATATTTCACATCCTCACAATATAACACGCTGTTGTAAGAGTACTGCTGTGATAGTTCAAAATTTATTTTATCTCTGATCGTATATAGTTTAAACAAGCAGACAGAAACCACTTTTAAGGTGTTTGTGTGGATATTACTAAG
This genomic window from Triplophysa rosa linkage group LG10, Trosa_1v2, whole genome shotgun sequence contains:
- the kctd3 gene encoding BTB/POZ domain-containing protein KCTD3, whose protein sequence is MAGIGNGSTSGMGDIIQLNVGGTRFSTSRQTLIWIPDSFFSSLLSGRISTLQDETGAIFIDRDPTAFAPILNFLRTKELDLRGVNISILRHEAEFYGITPLVRRLHLCEELERSSCGSVLFHGYLPPPALPARSNAGGQTAAAAGQDERSGPSGAEGGFPQSSLPGPSGAEGPQRLGSPVDPRKVLIIAGHHNWIVAAYAHFVICYRIKESTGWQQVFSSPYLDRAIERVALNAKVVGGPHGDKDKMVAASSESRIILWSIQDGGSGSEIGVFNLGVPVDSLFFIGSQLVATSHTGKVGVWNAVTQHWQVQDVVPITSCDTAGSFLLLGCNNGSIYYIDMQKFPLRMKDNDLLVTELYHDPSNDAITALSVYLTPKTSVSGNWIEIAYGTSSGAVRVIVQHPETVGSGPQLFQTFTVHRSPVTKIMLSEKHLVSVCADNNHVRTWTVTRFRGMISTQPGSTPLASFKIISLEETESHSSYSSGNDIGPFGERDDQQVFIQKVIPITNKLFVRLSSTGRRICEVQAVDGTTITCFTVRECEGSSRMGSRPRRFLFTGQANGSIQMWDLTTAMDTVNKNDDKAKGEPEVGGPTEEELLKLLDQCDLSTSRCATPNISPAPSVLQHSRLRESCSSLQLQAHDPIPETATYGALRPYRESPLLARARRTESFHSYRDFHSLNLTKAMLENTGHCGSTEDDVRHPAVENSSEDGDKRNSTLELWGCRVSETQSAAAGKPPDSPGDLRRRAHLMEEGAADCRSEGVRRRGTFETNFLSRRKAPPVPQLSPPPSGGDGGGSDSSSTASPSPTKVSTSPRHRKCSETACE